From a single Calothrix sp. NIES-2098 genomic region:
- a CDS encoding FAD dependent oxidoreductase, with amino-acid sequence MKCRQKIAQGQKSLLSFSLIFTFLAPYSAISAAPPRNPDKTVNCEILVVGGGLSGAATAYEGLLAGRTVCLTEITDWLGGQISAQGTSALDERPTQRARQFYSRGYLELRDRIQRKYGKLNPGDCWVSDSCFLPRDAHNILVQMLKDAEKKGKGKLQWFANTVIKDLEISSDGKIINSAIAIQHQPAKGAPPLNTYPLSQTIEDAYTYGNSSRFNKTLIRFVPKKNPKTASNWYVVDASETGEIIALADVPYRLGIDARSYLEPSASSPQNDPYCPQGFTYTFAMEATKDSQPQTMPPYYPQYAPYFSYELQRLANFDLVFTYRRIWSPKKGQPEKFGGVNFIAPTPGDISMQNWTWGNDYRPGTAADNLIYTRQQLASTGQLQPGGWMGGLRTDTLRKAEENALSYYYWLVAGTTDSQLGNGVKQPRPNNRLLTGLNSPMGTVSGLSKYPYMREGRRIIGRPSWGQPSGFGIWEIDISRRNYNDEYYRKTLPADMYRQLRAALAGLEATSVISGQISPDKAMRRTRSTVFPDAIGIGHYAIDFHPCMTQSPPETPGNTERAGERRGAGQAYPFQIALRAMIPQKIDNLIVGGKSIASSHIAAAAYRVHSFEWSAGAAAGTIAAFAINNAVAPYQLVDDLPKPEPQLEALKRLLEKNGNPTAFPDTSIFNQNWEDWK; translated from the coding sequence ATGAAGTGTAGGCAAAAAATAGCTCAGGGACAGAAATCGCTCTTAAGTTTTAGCTTAATTTTTACTTTTCTCGCACCTTATTCTGCTATTAGTGCTGCACCACCAAGAAACCCCGACAAAACTGTAAATTGTGAGATTTTAGTTGTGGGTGGTGGACTTTCTGGTGCAGCTACAGCTTATGAGGGGTTGCTAGCCGGACGAACTGTATGTCTAACAGAAATTACCGACTGGCTAGGGGGACAAATTTCTGCTCAAGGGACATCTGCATTAGACGAAAGACCAACTCAAAGGGCGCGTCAATTTTATTCTCGCGGTTATTTGGAACTGCGCGATCGCATTCAGCGCAAGTACGGTAAACTCAACCCTGGTGACTGCTGGGTGAGTGACTCTTGTTTTCTTCCCCGTGATGCTCACAACATTTTGGTTCAGATGCTCAAAGATGCCGAAAAAAAAGGCAAAGGCAAGTTGCAATGGTTTGCAAATACGGTAATTAAAGATCTAGAAATTAGTAGTGATGGCAAAATAATTAATAGTGCGATCGCTATTCAACACCAACCAGCAAAAGGTGCGCCACCTCTCAATACTTATCCTTTATCTCAAACCATTGAAGATGCCTATACCTACGGCAACTCATCACGGTTTAATAAAACTCTTATCCGCTTCGTACCCAAAAAAAATCCAAAAACCGCGTCGAATTGGTATGTTGTAGATGCTAGCGAAACAGGGGAAATAATTGCGCTGGCTGATGTTCCCTACCGCTTAGGTATTGATGCGCGTTCCTACTTAGAGCCGTCTGCTTCTAGCCCCCAAAACGATCCCTATTGTCCTCAAGGTTTTACCTACACCTTTGCAATGGAGGCTACCAAAGACTCGCAACCCCAAACAATGCCTCCCTATTATCCCCAATATGCGCCATATTTCAGCTATGAATTGCAACGCTTGGCAAACTTTGATTTAGTTTTCACCTACCGTCGTATTTGGAGTCCTAAAAAAGGACAACCAGAAAAATTTGGGGGTGTAAATTTTATTGCTCCCACTCCTGGGGATATCTCCATGCAAAACTGGACTTGGGGTAATGACTACCGCCCCGGAACTGCTGCCGATAATTTAATTTATACTCGCCAACAGTTAGCCAGTACTGGACAGTTGCAGCCTGGTGGTTGGATGGGGGGACTGAGAACAGATACTTTGCGTAAAGCTGAGGAAAATGCTCTCTCCTATTATTACTGGCTAGTTGCTGGGACAACAGATTCTCAATTAGGAAACGGTGTCAAGCAGCCGCGACCAAATAACCGTTTGTTAACAGGCTTAAATTCCCCAATGGGGACAGTGTCTGGCCTGTCGAAATATCCTTATATGCGAGAAGGACGGCGAATTATTGGCCGCCCCAGCTGGGGACAACCCTCTGGCTTTGGCATCTGGGAAATTGATATATCTCGCCGCAACTATAATGATGAATATTACCGCAAAACCCTGCCCGCAGATATGTATCGGCAGTTAAGAGCAGCACTAGCAGGTTTAGAAGCAACATCGGTAATTTCCGGGCAAATTTCACCAGATAAAGCAATGCGGCGGACTCGTTCTACCGTTTTCCCCGACGCTATAGGTATCGGTCACTACGCCATCGATTTTCATCCCTGCATGACGCAAAGCCCTCCAGAAACACCAGGTAATACAGAACGTGCTGGTGAAAGACGCGGTGCGGGTCAAGCTTATCCCTTCCAAATTGCCCTCAGGGCAATGATTCCTCAGAAAATTGATAATTTAATTGTCGGCGGTAAAAGTATTGCTAGCAGTCATATTGCTGCTGCTGCCTATCGCGTACACTCTTTTGAATGGTCTGCTGGTGCAGCTGCGGGGACAATAGCAGCCTTTGCGATTAACAATGCTGTAGCACCCTATCAATTGGTGGATGACTTACCTAAACCAGAACCGCAATTAGAAGCGCTGAAACGTCTTTTAGAAAAAAATGGCAATCCTACAGCTTTTCCTGACACTTCAATTTTTAACCAAAACTGGGAAGATTGGAAGTAG